The sequence CGCCGCGTCGGTGGAGCACACCGCCCCGCTGCTGGTGGCGCTGGACGGGGTCACCGACCCGCGCAACCTGGGCGCGGTGATCCGCTCCGCCGCCGCGTTCGGCGCGCAGGGCGTCTTCGTACCCGAGCGGCGGGCCGCCGGGATCACCGCGACCGCCTGGCGGACCAGCGCCGGCGCGGCCGCGCGGGTGCCGGTCGCCCAGGTCACCAACCTGACCCGGTCGCTCAAGGCCTGCCAGGACGCCGGCTTCATGGTGGTCGGCCTGGACGCCGACGGCGAAACCGACCTGTACGACCTGGAAGCCGCCGTCGGCCCACTGGTCGTGGTGGTCGGCTCGGAGGGACGCGGGCTGTCCCGGCTGGTCGGCGAGACCTGCGACCTGACGGTCAGCATCCCGATGATCTCCGACGTGGAGTCGCTCAACGCCAGCGTCGCCGCCGCGGTCGCCCTCGCCGAGGTGGCCCGCCGCCGCGCCGCCGAGGTCTGACCGACCCGCGCCCGCACAGACGAGAAGGGGCGGCCCGCCGACAGCGGACCGCCCCTTTCGGGTACGTCAGTGCAGCCGGTACGTCAGATCCGCTCGCCGGTGACGGCGTGGAAGACGTGGCTGCGGCCGGTACGCGGCTTGACGAACACGGTGTCGCCCATGTTCGGCATGGTGCGCCGGTCGGTCCGGACCACGAACCGCTCGTTCGCGCCCTCGAGCGCGGCGTGCCCGTAGACGTTGGCGTCCGAGCCGAGGTCCTCGACCAGCTCGACCACGACCGGCATGCCGCCCTCGGTCGGGCTGACCAGGTCGCAGTCCTCCGGGCGGAAGCCGACGGTCACCTTGCCGTCGCCACCCTCCTCCTTGGCCGCGGCGATCTGCTCCCGGGTGAGCGGGACGTGCAGGTCGGCGAAGGCGGCGCCCTGCTCGTTCAGCGGCACGGTCTTGATGTTCATGGCGGGGGAGCCCATGAAGCCCGCGACGAAGACGTTGGCCGGGGTGTCGTAGAGCGCGCGGGGGGTGTCCACCTGCTGGAGCACGCCGTCGAGCATGACCGCCACCCGGTGGCCCATCGTCATCGCCTCGACCTGGTCGTGCGTGACGTAGACCGTGGTGATGCCGAGCTTGGCCTGCAGCGACGCGATCTGGGTACGGGTCTGCACGCGGAGCTTGGCGTCGAGGTTCGACAGCGGCTCGTCCATGAGGAAGACCTGCGGCTCGCGGACGATCGCGCGGCCCATGGCCACCCGCTGGCGCTGGCCACCGGAGAGCGCCTTCGGCTTGCGGTTGAGGAACTCCTCCAGCTGGAGCAGCGCCGCCGCCTCCTTGACCCGCCGGTCGATCTCGTCCTTGGAGGTCTTGCGCAGCTTCAGCGCGAACGCCATGTTCTCGTACACCGACATGTGCGGGTAGAGGGCGTAGTTCTGGAAGACCATCGCGATGTCGCGGGCCTTCGGCGGCAGGTGGGTGACGTCCCGGTCGTCGATGTAGATCGCGCCGTCGTCGACGTCCTCGAGGCCGGCGAGCATCCGCAGGCTGGTGGACTTACCGCAACCCGACGGGCCGACCAGGACGAGGAACTCCCCGTCGCCGATCTGGAGGTCGAGCTGGTTGACCGCGGGGCGTTCGGTGCCCGGGTAGATCCGGGACGCCTTCGCGTACGTGACCGTAGCCATGGTGGAGCGCTTCCTTTCACCGGCAGGAACGTGCCGGACGATCCGAGTGAAGGAGCCACCGGCACCCTCGGTGCCGGTCCTCGGGCGACGTCCCGGGGGCGGCCGGAGCCGATCGGGGGTGTCGTCCGTGTCACTGCACGGTAAACGGCTTTCCCGACCCTGCCAAGACGGGGGACAGCGGGTGGGACCGACCGCATACGCATTCCGGTCAGTCGGGCACGCCCGGGTATCAATCGGCACGCACGACCGCGCCCGACCGCGCCGGCCGGTCGGCCGAAGCGGTCGGGAAATTGACGTTTTGCGTGCTCGGGACACCTGCCGAGCGGGATTTCCGGACACCAGTCGCTATGCTGACGTCGACACACGCGCCCCTGTAGCTCAGCTGGCCAGAGCACTCGCCTTGTAAGCGAGATGTCGCCGGTTCGATCCCGGCCGGGGGCTCCAATTCCACCCGGCATTTCCCGGTGCGGTGCTGTCGGAAGCCGATCGGTCGACAGACATCCAGCCGTGGCGAATGCCGACGAGGCCGCATTTGATGCCACCCTGGCGGTGGCTTCAGCGTCCGGATGCGCACCGGTGCCCGCTCGTCACTGAGCGGGCACCGGAGGCACAGCGGATTCAGGCCGTCTTGCGGAGGCCGGCAAGCTGCAGGGCGGTGAAGCCGGCGACCACCACCGCCTGTGCGATCACAAGTGCGGTGCCGAGGCCGGTCAGCGGGAACCACCCGGCGATGAGCAGCTCCAGGCTAGCGACCACCCATGCGGTGTTGACAGCGATCACGACACCCACGGCCGGCCTGCTCACCCTCGGCTTCGACGCCAGGGAGAGCAGAGCGGCTGCGAAGGCGACCAGGAACGCACCGATCGGGTAGAGGAAGGCGGCGGGAAGGCCGAACAGCTCGCCGAAGATCGCCGCAGCGGCGAGGTAGACGAGTCCATTGGCACCCGAGCCGATCGCGTCCTGCTTGAGGGCGAAGCGGAGCAGCTTGGCGTCACCGACGGTCTGGACGGTGCTGGCGGCGGTAACCATCTCGAAGGTCCTTTCGTGGTGCTGACGGGCGTCTGATCACGAAGCTACGGAGGTCGGCGCGATCGGCGAATCAGTCGTCGTGACGGTAGGTTGCCAGTCGTGCTGCACGGGCGGGCCAAGGAACAGGCGGAGATCGACCGGCTGTTGGAAGGCGCCAGGAAGGGTCGCAGCGGCACGCTGGTGATGCGCGGTCCAGCGGGGATCGGCAAGTCGGCGCTCGTCGAGTACGCCGCCGGGCGGGCAGCCGGCATGCGGGTGTTGCGCGGCGTCGGTGTCGAGTCCGAGGCGGCATTGCCGTTCGCCGCACTCCACCTGCTTCTGCGCGCCGGGTTGGACCGGATCCACGCGCTGCCCGACGCGCAGGCCACCGCGCTCCGCAGTGCACTGGGGTTGTGCGACGCCC comes from Micromonospora purpureochromogenes and encodes:
- a CDS encoding ABC transporter ATP-binding protein, with product MATVTYAKASRIYPGTERPAVNQLDLQIGDGEFLVLVGPSGCGKSTSLRMLAGLEDVDDGAIYIDDRDVTHLPPKARDIAMVFQNYALYPHMSVYENMAFALKLRKTSKDEIDRRVKEAAALLQLEEFLNRKPKALSGGQRQRVAMGRAIVREPQVFLMDEPLSNLDAKLRVQTRTQIASLQAKLGITTVYVTHDQVEAMTMGHRVAVMLDGVLQQVDTPRALYDTPANVFVAGFMGSPAMNIKTVPLNEQGAAFADLHVPLTREQIAAAKEEGGDGKVTVGFRPEDCDLVSPTEGGMPVVVELVEDLGSDANVYGHAALEGANERFVVRTDRRTMPNMGDTVFVKPRTGRSHVFHAVTGERI